From Pseudomonas fluorescens, one genomic window encodes:
- a CDS encoding MFS transporter: MSKQASSAAAVQGSNADTKSHGDKGSRYLQLMLLVLAAGAIYPILYLRQVYQTTMLEVFQINHSELGYLYSMLGTIFLLSYLPSGWLADRIAPRFLIFFSLVATGALGLWYSTAPSMTSLMIIFGCWGLTTGLTFWASVLKRVKMIAHHTEQGRFFGILDGGRGLVEALLATVALALFAFATETRGESAAEGFKHVVYLYAFTCIVIGCVLVLIKDPKSMEDTAPVEKGKYNLLGDLAILVKIPELWLVTAIVFCGYHIFWATYSFSDYLQGSGMTAVMAGTITTIKLWMRPIGGIGGGWLGDRFSNISVLTVALLLATLSMVGLIVFPALNSLGLLIGTVIFIGLMTYAIRGLYWAILDTCNIPLRITGLAIGIVSVVGYLPDAFIPLINGYLTEHYPGAFGYKLYFGYIAFVGLLGTLAALTLRERINRQSLKTGA, encoded by the coding sequence ATGTCCAAGCAAGCATCCTCTGCTGCCGCTGTTCAAGGTTCCAATGCGGATACGAAAAGCCACGGTGACAAGGGCAGTCGTTACCTACAATTAATGCTGCTGGTGCTCGCCGCCGGGGCGATCTACCCGATTCTGTACCTGCGCCAGGTCTACCAGACCACCATGCTCGAGGTGTTCCAGATCAACCACAGCGAGCTGGGTTATCTGTACTCGATGCTCGGCACGATTTTCCTGCTCAGCTATTTGCCCAGCGGCTGGCTGGCGGACCGCATCGCGCCACGCTTCCTGATTTTCTTCTCGCTGGTCGCCACCGGCGCCCTGGGCCTGTGGTACTCCACCGCGCCGTCCATGACCTCGCTGATGATCATTTTCGGTTGCTGGGGCCTGACCACTGGCCTGACGTTCTGGGCCTCGGTGCTCAAGCGGGTCAAGATGATTGCCCATCACACCGAGCAGGGTCGTTTCTTCGGGATTCTCGACGGTGGTCGCGGCCTGGTTGAAGCCTTGCTGGCGACCGTTGCCCTGGCCCTGTTCGCGTTCGCCACCGAAACCCGTGGCGAGTCCGCCGCCGAAGGCTTCAAGCACGTGGTCTACCTGTACGCCTTCACCTGTATCGTCATCGGTTGCGTGCTGGTGCTGATCAAGGACCCGAAGTCGATGGAGGACACCGCGCCGGTCGAGAAGGGCAAGTACAACCTGCTCGGCGACCTCGCGATCCTGGTGAAAATCCCCGAGCTGTGGCTGGTTACGGCCATCGTGTTCTGCGGGTATCACATCTTCTGGGCCACCTACAGCTTCTCCGATTACCTGCAGGGCAGCGGCATGACCGCGGTCATGGCCGGCACCATCACCACCATCAAGCTGTGGATGCGCCCCATCGGCGGCATCGGCGGCGGCTGGTTGGGTGACCGCTTCTCGAATATCTCGGTGCTGACCGTTGCGCTGTTGCTGGCGACCCTGTCGATGGTCGGTCTGATCGTCTTTCCGGCGCTCAACAGCCTGGGTTTGTTGATCGGTACGGTGATCTTCATCGGCCTGATGACCTACGCCATTCGTGGCCTGTACTGGGCAATCCTCGACACCTGCAACATTCCGCTGCGCATCACCGGCCTGGCCATCGGCATTGTCTCGGTGGTCGGCTACCTGCCGGACGCCTTCATTCCCTTGATCAATGGTTACCTCACCGAGCATTACCCGGGTGCCTTTGGCTACAAGCTGTATTTCGGCTACATCGCCTTCGTCGGCCTGCTCGGGACCCTGGCGGCCCTGACCCTGCGCGAGCGAATCAATCGTCAATCCTTGAAGACTGGTGCCTGA